In Thauera sp. JM12B12, one DNA window encodes the following:
- the murF gene encoding UDP-N-acetylmuramoyl-tripeptide--D-alanyl-D-alanine ligase, translated as MMTLHDAARALVAHGAQFTALARFESVGTDSRAIAPGQLFVALRGERFDGHDFVAAAARAGAAAAMVDSAWAVGQGDAGLPLLVVDDTRLALGTLAAAWRARFAMPVIGVTGSNGKTTVKEMCAAVLRAQSRREGFGEESVLATRGNLNNDIGVPLTLLELRDFHRAAVIEMGMNRPDEIAYLSGLAQPTVALVNNAQRAHLQGLGTVEDVAREKGAIYGGLGAAGIALINADDPHAAYWHELNSGRPIVTFGIDRAADVHGRCTLRGLGSRLELDTPQGAIAFALQVPGLHNARNAVAAAAACLAAGVTPEAVTEGLGEFAGTRGRLQRRAGPNGALILDDSYNANPDSVRAGIDVLASMPGHTWLVLGDMGEVGEISAQVHDEVGGYAKSKGVDGLFALGEMTAVAVRNFGEGGHHFASPEALVKVLAPRLDADSVVLVKGSRFMRMERVADALAAMHNSAPSNGTGS; from the coding sequence ATGATGACGCTGCACGACGCGGCGCGCGCGCTTGTCGCGCATGGTGCGCAGTTCACGGCGCTGGCGCGGTTTGAGAGCGTGGGCACGGACAGCCGCGCCATCGCTCCCGGCCAGCTCTTCGTCGCCCTGCGCGGCGAGCGCTTCGACGGCCACGACTTCGTGGCTGCAGCGGCCCGCGCCGGCGCCGCTGCAGCGATGGTCGACTCGGCCTGGGCAGTCGGTCAGGGCGATGCAGGCCTGCCGCTGCTGGTCGTGGACGACACCCGTCTCGCCCTGGGGACGCTCGCGGCGGCCTGGCGCGCGCGCTTCGCGATGCCGGTTATCGGCGTCACCGGCAGCAACGGCAAGACCACCGTCAAGGAAATGTGTGCGGCCGTGCTGCGGGCGCAGTCGCGCCGCGAGGGCTTCGGCGAGGAGTCCGTGCTCGCGACCCGCGGCAATCTCAACAACGACATCGGCGTGCCGCTCACCCTGCTCGAGCTGCGCGACTTCCACCGCGCGGCGGTGATCGAGATGGGCATGAACCGCCCGGATGAGATCGCCTACCTGAGCGGGCTCGCGCAGCCCACCGTAGCCCTGGTGAACAACGCCCAGCGCGCGCACCTGCAGGGCTTGGGCACGGTCGAGGACGTCGCGCGCGAGAAAGGCGCGATCTATGGCGGCCTTGGGGCGGCGGGCATTGCGCTGATCAATGCGGACGATCCCCATGCGGCCTACTGGCATGAGCTCAACTCCGGGCGTCCGATTGTGACATTCGGTATCGATCGCGCAGCCGATGTCCATGGCCGGTGTACCCTGCGCGGCCTCGGCTCGCGGCTCGAACTCGACACCCCCCAGGGGGCGATCGCGTTCGCCCTGCAGGTGCCGGGTCTGCACAATGCGCGCAACGCGGTGGCGGCGGCGGCGGCCTGCCTCGCGGCAGGGGTGACGCCGGAGGCGGTGACCGAGGGGCTGGGCGAGTTTGCCGGTACGCGGGGTCGGTTGCAGCGACGCGCGGGACCGAACGGCGCCTTGATCCTCGACGATTCCTACAACGCCAATCCTGATTCGGTGCGCGCCGGCATCGACGTGCTCGCGTCCATGCCCGGCCACACCTGGCTGGTGCTGGGCGACATGGGCGAGGTCGGCGAGATCAGCGCCCAGGTGCACGACGAGGTCGGCGGCTACGCCAAGAGCAAGGGGGTCGACGGCCTCTTCGCCCTCGGTGAGATGACTGCCGTGGCGGTGCGCAATTTCGGCGAGGGCGGGCACCATTTCGCGTCTCCCGAGGCGCTGGTGAAAGTGCTTGCGCCGCGCCTGGATGCGGATTCGGTGGTGCTGGTGAAAGGCTCGCGTTTCATGCGTATGGAAAGGGTGGCGGACGCGCTTGCGGCAATGCACAATTCCGCCCCTTCGAACGGAACCGGCTCCTGA
- a CDS encoding UDP-N-acetylmuramoyl-L-alanyl-D-glutamate--2,6-diaminopimelate ligase, whose product MSAAQALSLLEHLRSQGAVAHDITADSRKVGPGCVFAAWPGQRTDGRRYLGDAVARGAAAVLWEDGDGFAPEPPAIPGCGVTGLRELAGHLAHEIHGRPSESLWLAGVTGTNGKTTVTQMLARAFGESGERCGIVGTLGCGFPDALEEGVNTTPDALELHRWLARFRAAGASAAAMEVSSIGLDQGRVNGAQFDVAVFTNLSRDHLDYHGTMEAYGGAKARLFARPELRTSVINIDDPFGLMLARRLVGEGREVIACTLHGANVDAVPGARVLHADRLQAAPAGLRFALSWQGGEADVNVRMVAPFNVSNLVAVAGALLARGADFDSLASVLSRLVPPLGRMQLVGGVCEPLVVIDYAHSPDALAKVLEALRATVRTRGGRLVCVFGCGGDRDPGKRPMMGEIARGLADRVVITSDNPRSEDPSRIIAAIAAGAGPAAEQVIDRAQAIERAVREAGADDVVLIAGKGHEPYQEILGQRLPFSDLEQARVALRGWQSGRKGQ is encoded by the coding sequence GTGAGCGCAGCACAGGCCTTGTCGCTCCTCGAGCACCTGCGCTCGCAGGGCGCCGTCGCGCACGACATCACCGCCGATTCGCGCAAGGTGGGGCCCGGCTGTGTCTTTGCCGCCTGGCCCGGCCAGCGCACCGACGGTCGGCGCTACCTCGGCGATGCGGTCGCGCGCGGCGCGGCGGCCGTGCTCTGGGAGGACGGCGACGGCTTCGCTCCCGAGCCCCCGGCGATACCGGGCTGTGGCGTCACCGGACTGCGTGAGCTCGCCGGCCATCTGGCGCACGAGATCCATGGGCGGCCCTCGGAGTCCCTCTGGCTCGCCGGCGTGACGGGTACCAACGGCAAGACCACGGTCACCCAGATGCTGGCGCGCGCGTTCGGCGAAAGCGGCGAGCGCTGCGGCATCGTCGGTACGCTCGGCTGCGGCTTCCCGGATGCGCTCGAGGAGGGTGTCAACACCACGCCCGATGCGCTCGAGCTTCATCGCTGGCTTGCACGGTTCCGGGCAGCGGGCGCAAGCGCTGCGGCCATGGAGGTTTCATCCATCGGTCTCGACCAGGGCAGGGTGAACGGCGCGCAGTTCGACGTCGCCGTGTTCACCAACCTCAGTCGCGACCACCTCGACTACCACGGAACCATGGAGGCCTACGGCGGGGCGAAGGCGCGCCTGTTCGCCCGGCCCGAGCTACGCACCAGCGTCATCAACATCGACGACCCCTTCGGCCTGATGCTGGCCCGCCGTCTGGTCGGAGAGGGGCGCGAGGTGATCGCGTGCACGCTGCACGGCGCGAATGTGGACGCCGTCCCCGGTGCCCGCGTGCTGCACGCCGATCGCCTGCAGGCGGCGCCCGCCGGGCTGCGTTTCGCACTGAGCTGGCAAGGTGGCGAGGCGGACGTCAACGTGCGCATGGTGGCACCGTTCAACGTGTCCAATCTCGTCGCGGTGGCAGGCGCGCTGCTCGCCCGCGGTGCCGACTTCGACAGCCTGGCTTCCGTGCTCTCGCGCCTGGTCCCTCCGCTCGGACGCATGCAGCTCGTCGGTGGCGTGTGCGAGCCGCTCGTCGTCATCGACTACGCGCATTCGCCCGATGCGCTCGCGAAGGTGCTCGAAGCCCTGCGCGCCACCGTGCGCACGCGCGGCGGCCGTCTGGTGTGCGTGTTCGGCTGCGGGGGCGATCGCGACCCGGGCAAGCGCCCGATGATGGGCGAGATTGCACGTGGGCTCGCCGATCGCGTCGTGATCACCAGCGACAATCCGCGCTCCGAGGATCCGTCGCGCATCATCGCCGCGATCGCGGCTGGCGCCGGGCCCGCAGCCGAGCAGGTGATCGACCGCGCGCAGGCGATCGAGCGCGCAGTCCGCGAGGCGGGGGCGGACGATGTCGTACTGATCGCCGGCAAGGGGCACGAGCCCTACCAGGAGATTCTCGGCCAGCGGCTGCCGTTCTCCGATCTGGAGCAGGCGCGCGTGGCGCTGCGTGGCTGGCAGTCGGGGAGGAAAGGACAATGA
- a CDS encoding penicillin-binding protein 2, which yields MKKQRTVTFNHNPLLKRELPAWRSRVVMLALMGCSLALTGRALYLQGVNDDFLQAKGESRYARTLEVPATRGRITDRHGDILAVSTPVRSVWAIPPDAQLEPAQARELARLLEMDVKELNNRLATGRDFAYLKRQVPPEIAQEVAALRLPGIHQQQEYRRYYPGGEVMAHILGFTDVEDKGQEGIELAFDKRLSGRPGVRRVIKDRRGQIVEDVEAIRPPRDGEDVALSIDGKIQYLAWSALRDAMHQHKAQAGAVVVLDARSGEILALANAPTFNPNNRSNLSGAQLRNRVFTDAFEPGSVMKPFIAALALERGKVRVDTPIDTGNGRMTIGTATISDTKRHGMMTMAEVVQKSSNIGTVKMAQQFSPDEMWHLFDQLGFGTQLNLGFPGETSGRLRPAKSWRPIEQATMSYGHGISTSLIQMARAYMVFARDGELVPLSLTRVDGVPSSGRRVFSAETARQMRTVLAMAAGPGGTAPRAQVPGYTVAGKTGTAHKLEAGRYARKYVSSFVGFAPATNPRIVVAVMIDEPSAGQYFGGTVAAPVFSRITEGSLRALGVAPDVPLTPLQLARRTADEAAAATSRENM from the coding sequence ATGAAGAAACAGCGTACCGTCACGTTCAATCACAACCCCTTGCTCAAGCGTGAGCTGCCCGCGTGGCGTTCGCGCGTGGTCATGCTCGCGCTCATGGGCTGCTCGCTCGCGCTCACCGGGCGTGCGCTGTATCTGCAGGGCGTGAACGACGATTTCCTCCAGGCCAAGGGTGAGTCGCGCTACGCCCGTACCCTCGAGGTGCCGGCCACCCGGGGGCGCATCACCGACCGCCATGGCGACATCCTCGCGGTGAGCACGCCCGTGCGATCGGTGTGGGCGATTCCACCGGATGCCCAGCTCGAGCCCGCGCAGGCGCGGGAGCTCGCCCGTCTGCTCGAGATGGATGTCAAGGAGCTCAACAACCGGCTCGCGACCGGGCGCGACTTCGCCTACCTCAAGCGGCAGGTGCCGCCCGAGATTGCCCAGGAGGTCGCCGCCCTGCGCCTGCCCGGGATCCATCAGCAGCAGGAGTACCGTCGCTACTATCCCGGCGGCGAGGTGATGGCCCACATCCTCGGTTTCACCGATGTCGAGGACAAGGGCCAGGAGGGTATCGAGCTCGCCTTCGACAAGCGTCTCTCGGGCCGGCCCGGCGTGCGTCGCGTGATCAAGGACCGGCGTGGCCAGATCGTCGAGGACGTCGAGGCCATCCGCCCGCCGCGCGACGGCGAGGACGTCGCGCTGTCGATCGACGGCAAGATTCAATACCTGGCGTGGTCCGCCTTGCGTGACGCGATGCATCAGCACAAGGCGCAGGCCGGCGCGGTGGTCGTGCTCGACGCGCGCAGCGGCGAGATCCTCGCCCTCGCCAACGCGCCCACCTTCAACCCCAACAACCGCTCCAACCTCAGCGGTGCACAACTGCGCAACCGGGTGTTCACCGACGCCTTCGAGCCGGGGTCGGTCATGAAGCCCTTCATCGCCGCGCTTGCGCTCGAGCGCGGCAAGGTACGTGTGGATACCCCGATCGACACTGGCAACGGCCGCATGACGATCGGCACGGCGACGATCTCGGACACCAAGCGTCACGGCATGATGACCATGGCCGAGGTGGTGCAGAAGTCGTCGAACATCGGCACCGTCAAGATGGCGCAGCAGTTCAGTCCCGACGAGATGTGGCATCTGTTCGATCAGCTCGGCTTCGGTACGCAGCTCAATCTGGGCTTCCCGGGCGAGACCTCCGGTCGCCTGCGTCCTGCGAAGAGCTGGCGTCCGATCGAGCAGGCGACCATGTCCTACGGCCATGGCATCTCCACCAGCCTGATCCAGATGGCCCGTGCCTACATGGTGTTCGCACGCGATGGCGAGCTCGTCCCCCTTTCGCTCACCCGCGTCGACGGCGTGCCGTCCTCGGGCCGCCGGGTGTTCTCCGCCGAGACCGCGCGCCAGATGCGCACCGTGCTGGCGATGGCGGCGGGTCCCGGCGGCACGGCACCGCGCGCCCAGGTGCCGGGTTATACCGTGGCGGGCAAGACCGGGACCGCGCACAAGCTCGAGGCTGGTCGCTATGCACGCAAGTACGTGTCGTCCTTCGTCGGCTTTGCGCCCGCGACCAATCCGCGCATCGTGGTCGCGGTGATGATCGACGAGCCGTCCGCAGGCCAGTATTTCGGCGGCACGGTGGCGGCGCCGGTGTTCTCGCGCATCACCGAGGGATCGCTGCGCGCGCTCGGCGTCGCGCCCGACGTGCCGCTCACGCCGCTGCAGCTCGCCCGCCGCACCGCCGACGAGGCTGCTGCCGCCACCAGTCGGGAGAACATGTGA
- the ftsL gene encoding cell division protein FtsL, whose amino-acid sequence MIRADAVLVALVVASALGVVAAQHQSRRLYAAYEREQSRAQALEVEWGRLQLEQSTWATHGRVEKLAREKLGMRQPPQGQVLVVEPQS is encoded by the coding sequence ATGATCCGCGCCGATGCGGTGCTTGTGGCGCTCGTCGTCGCCAGCGCGCTCGGCGTGGTGGCGGCGCAGCATCAGTCGCGTCGACTGTACGCCGCATACGAGCGGGAGCAGTCGCGCGCGCAGGCGCTCGAGGTGGAGTGGGGTCGGCTCCAGCTCGAGCAGAGTACCTGGGCCACTCATGGCCGGGTCGAGAAGCTGGCGCGCGAGAAGTTGGGCATGCGCCAGCCCCCTCAGGGCCAGGTGCTCGTGGTGGAGCCGCAATCATGA